The DNA window ATATATTGTATGAACTTGGACATAACCCATTGGTTTACCGTGTTTATCGTGGAGCAATCACACATAGCTCTATACATCGTGATTCATAAGTAGTATCGCTTGGAAAACAAAACATTATTTAGAGAACAATAAATAGTGAGGGGTATAACATGAAATTATGGCATCCGACATCAGAAAATATTTGGCAAGGACGGAATGATCTCGCAGAAGCAACCAATGCACTACGGGTATTCCAGACAATAAAACAACCCACCCATTTTTCTCCGGAACAATTTCCGAACCATATTGCATTGTTGGGATTTGAATGTGATGAAGGGGTAAAACTCAACCAAGGGCGACCGGGAGCTAAATTAGGGCCTGAATATCTGCGCCAGTCATTGGCAAATATGGCAAGTCATGATGGACACGAATGGCTGGTGGATTTGGGTAATATCCGGGCTAATAGTGGACAATTAAGTGAAGCCCAGAGTGCTCTGAGTGATGCTGTCTATGAGTGTCAGAATCAGAAAATGCGGACGTTAATTTTTGGCGGCGGACATGAAACGGCATTTGCTCATGGCATGGGTATTTATCGTGCGTTTCCAACTCAACGGGTAGGGATTATTAACTTTGATGCGCATCTGGATCTGCGGAATGCGTCACAGCCCACATCGGGAACCCCGTTTCGTCAGCTTGCTGATTATTGTCATCAGCAACAACGTCCATTTAATTACACTTGTGTAGGTGCCAGTCTGGCCTCGAATACGCAGGCTCTATTAGACGAAGCTAATCACCTTGATGTCACAATTATTTGGGATACTCAATGTATTGATTCCATGTTGGATAAAGTACAGCAACAAATACAAGATATTATTAATCAGGTTGAAATCATTTACATGACTATTGATTTGGATGTGTTGCCAATCTGGCAAATGCCATCAGTATCGGCTCCGGCTGCGTTGGGCGTTCCGTTAGAGCGCTTATTATCATTGATTCAACCCATTTGTCAGAGTAAGAAATTACAGTCTATTGATTTAGTTGAGCTTAATCCGTTGTATGATATTCAGGATATGGGCGGTAAAGCAGCGGCTCGTCTTGCATGGCAATTAGTGCATTGGTGGGATGGTTAATTCGTGAAATAGATAATTTGTGAAATAAATAGGAGTGAGAAGGAATTTATTGTGACCATTGATTTATCAGATAAAGCGGCTAAGCCTGTGCCTCTGTATGCAAAAGTTAAACAAGCAATTGTTGAAAAAATCTATACAGGAGAGTGGAAGCCACATGACAGGGTTCCTTCAGAATCTGAATTAGTTAAACAATTTAACTGTAGTCGCATGACAGCAAACAGGGCATTACGGGAGCTGACAGCAGAAGGATTTCTGTTCCGTTTGCAAGGGGTGGGTTCATTTGTTGCAGAGCCTAAAGGACAATCTGCCTTGTTTGAAATACACAGTATTGCTGATGAGATTGAGGCCCGATCCCACCGGCACAGTTGCAAGGTGCTGAAATTTGCAGAAGTGACGGCTAATATGACTCAGGCCGCAGAGTTGGCAATCGAGATTGGCGCACTTATTTATCATTCAATTATTGTTCATTATGAAAACGATATTCCTGTGCAAATTGAAGATCGTTATGTCAATGCGTTGGCGGTGCCAGAGTATCTGCGGCAGGATTTCAGTCAGCAAACTACTCATGATTATTTATCGATAGTGGCTCCTCTTACGGAAGGAGAGCACATTGTAGAAGCGGTTGCAGGTGATGCCCGCTCTTGCCGTTTGCTGCAAATAGAGGAAAACACGCCTTGTTTGTTGATCAGCCGACGAACCTGGTCGAAAGAGCATATTGTTTCCAGCGCTAAGTTATTATTTCCTGGTAACCGTTATAAACTGAAAGGGTGTTTTAGTTCGTGATTCGGAGCTTATGATTTGGTTAAGACATCTCCTCTTTGCTTTAGGCATAGAGGAGAGAAGAAAAAGTATGTTGTGACAACAATGTAAATAATATGTGATATAAAACACAAAACCAGCAAAAATACGCTTCTGCCAGCCTGAAAATAAATCATTATCATCTTATTGATCTTCCTAACAAAAGAAAACACACAAAATTATTGACTTTATCTTCGTCACATTTTTGCCTATTGAATATACATGTATATACAACTATACAATTAATAAATTTTCATAAAGGTGAAAAAGGAAAAAACCGTGACAACGCAAAATAATAAATTCAGTAACGCGGTCATTCGTGCTCCCAGAGGAACGCAACTCATAGCCAAAAGTTGGCTGACGGAAGCACCGCTCCGTATGTTGATGAATAATCTTGACCCTGACGTAGCAGAAAATCCCCATGAGCTGGTCGTTTATGGTGGAATTGGTCGTGCAGCCAGAAATTGGCAATGTTATGAAAAAATCGTTGAGACTCTGAAAAATCTGGAGAATAACGAAACATTACTGGTGCAATCAGGTAAGCCTGTCGGGGTTTTCAAAACTCATGAGAATGCGCCCCGTGTATTGATTGCAAATTCAAATTTGGTTCCACATTGGGCAACGTGGGAACACTTTAATGAACTGGATGCCAAAGGGTTAGCAATGTATGGCCAGATGACTGCCGGTAGTTGGATATACATCGGTAGTCAAGGAATTGTACAAGGCACTTATGAGACATTTGTTGAAGCCGGACGCCAGCATTATAACGGTGATCTGACAGGTCGCTGGGTATTGACTGCTGGTTTAGGTGGCATGGGAGGGGCACAACCTCTGGCAGCGACGTTGGCGGGGGCTTCATCACTCAATATTGAATGTCAGCAAAGCCGTATTGATTTTCGTCTGCGTACTAAATATGTGGATGAACAAGCAACTGATCTGGATGACGCACTGGCACGTATTAAGCGCTACACCGAGGAAGGTAAAGCGGTATCGATAGCATTGTGCTGTAACGCAGCAGAAATTTTGCCGGAGTTAGTTCGCCGCAATGTTCGTCCTGATATGGTAACAGATCAAACCAGCGCCCATGATCCATTACATGGTTATCTGCCAGCGGGTTGGACATGGGATGAATATTGTCGCCGTGCTGAAACAGAGCCAGAAGTGGTGATTCAGGCTGCGAAAGCTTCAATGGCAATACATGTTGAAGCGATGCTGGCTTTCCAGAAACAGGGTATTCCTACTTTTGATTACGGCAATAATATCCGGCAAATGGCAAAAGAAATGGGTGTTGAACATGCCTTTGATTTCCCCGGTTTTGTGCCTGCTTATATTCGTCCGCTCTTTTGCCGCGGGATTGGGCCTTTCCGTTGGGCTGCTCTTTCCGGTGATCCTGAAGATATTTACAAAACCGATGCCAAAGTCAAAGAGCTGCTGCCAGATGACACCCATTTACATCGTTGGCTGGATATGGCACGGGAACGTATCAGCTTCCAGGGCTTGCCTGCACGTATTTGTTGGGTTGGTCTGGGAGATCGGGCCAAATTAGGTTTGGCATTTAATGAAATGGTACGCAGTGGCGAACTTTCGGCACCAATCGTGATTGGGCGTGATCATCTCGATTCCGGTTCAGTGGCAAGTCCCAATCGTGAAACGGAATCAATGAAAGATGGTTCTGATGCTGTTTCTGACTGGCCATTACTCAATGCGCTATTAAATACAGCCAGTGGTGCAACATGGGTATCTCTGCATCATGGTGGTGGTGTGGGCATGGGATTTTCTCAACACTCAGGCATGGTGATTGTTTGTGATGGTTCGGATCAAGCAGCAGAACGTATTGCCCGGGTACTGCACAATGATCCGGCGACGGGGGTTATGCGTCATGCTGATGCGGGTTATGAACTGGCGGTTCAATGTGCAAAAGAGCAGGGATTGAACTTACCCATGCTGAATACACAAGCAGTAGAAAGTTCATCAATAGACACAAAAACAGCAGAAACGAAATAAGGAGCGTTATTGATATGAAACATATTATTATTCATCCGGGAAAAATGACGCTTGAAGAGTTACGCCATGTTTATCAGCATCCCGTACAAATAACTTTGGATACACAATGCTTCCCGGCTATTGAGAGCAGTGTTGAATGTGTTAACTGTATTATCAGCGAAAACAGAACCGCTTACGGAATTAATACGGGTTTCGGCTTGCTGGCAAATACCCGAATTGCAGAGCAGGATTTAGAAGAGTTGCAGCGCTCTATCGTAATGTCACATGCAGCAGGTGTTGGTGAGCCTTTATCGGATGAGATCGTTCGGCTGATTATGGTCTTGAAAATCAACAGCCTGGCTCGTGGTTATTCTGGTATTCGTTTGGAAGTTATTCAGGCACTGGTAACATTGGTAAATGCCGAAGTTTACCCTTGCATTCCAAGTAAAGGCTCGGTCGGAGCTTCTGGTGATTTGGCTCCACTGGCGCATATGAGTCTGTTATTGTTGGGAGAGGGCAAAGCCCGTTATCGTGGTGAATGGTTGCCGGCAAAAGAAGCCTTGGCAAAAGCCGGACTGAAGCCAATTCAACTGGTGGCAAAAGAGGGGCTGGCACTACTTAACGGTACACAAACCTCAACTGCATTTGCCTTGAAAGGGCTTTTTGCGGCGGAAGAGTTATTTGCATCTGCCATTGTTTGTGGTGCCCTGTCTGTTGAAGCGGCATTGGGGTCCCGCAAGCCATTTGATGCGCGTATTCATGAAGTGCGTGGGCAGCAAGGGCAAATTGATGTTGCAGCTTTATACCGTTTCGTACTGGAAGAACAAAGTGACATTTCTGCCTTCCACGAAAACTGCACGAAAGTGCAGGATACTTATTCGTTACGCTGTCAGCCACAGGTAATGGGAGCTTGTCTGACCCAAATTCGCCATGCTGCTGATGTCATTATGGTTGAGGCTAATGCTGTTTCTGACAATCCACTGGTCTTTACTGAACAGGATGAAGTGATTTCTGGTGGTAATTTCCATGCAGAGCCTGTCGCAATGGCATCGGATAATCTGGCTATCGCATTGGCGGAAATCGGCGCGTTGTCAGAACGCAGGATTGCTCTGCTGATGGATAGTAATATGTCTCAGTTACCCCCGTTTCTGGTCAAAAACAGCGGAGTTAATTCCGGTTTTATGATTGCTCAGGTGACCGCGGCTGCTCTGGCAAGTGAAAATAAAGCACTGGCACATCCTTCCAGTGTTGATAGCTTGCCGACCTCAGCGAATCAGGAAGATCATGTATCAATGGCACCGGCAGCAGGCCGTCGTTTGTGGGAAATGGCGGATAACGTCAGGGGAATTCTGGCGATTGAGTGGTTGACGGCTTGTCAGGGGATGGATTTTCGTGAAGGCTTAACGAGTAGCCCGATTCTGGAAAAAGCCCGCCATATTCTGCGTGAGAAAGTAACATATTACGATAAAGATCGTTTTTTCTCACCAGACATTGAAATGGCTATTCAATTGTTGGCAGAGCAACGACTTTCTGCACTGCTGCCGTCTGGTACGATCCTGTCGAATGGTAGTGTCCTGAAAAACCACATAAATTAAATTGTTCTTAGGCCGGTTTCCCGGCCTTCTCGTTGTATTTATCTTTCACATTTAATAATAAAAGAAATAAGGATAAATCATGCAAAACATCTCACAACTCAAGCGTGGGTTAAGTGTTCGTCATATTCGGTTTATGGCACTGGGGTCAGCAATTG is part of the Xenorhabdus cabanillasii genome and encodes:
- the hutH gene encoding histidine ammonia-lyase — its product is MKHIIIHPGKMTLEELRHVYQHPVQITLDTQCFPAIESSVECVNCIISENRTAYGINTGFGLLANTRIAEQDLEELQRSIVMSHAAGVGEPLSDEIVRLIMVLKINSLARGYSGIRLEVIQALVTLVNAEVYPCIPSKGSVGASGDLAPLAHMSLLLLGEGKARYRGEWLPAKEALAKAGLKPIQLVAKEGLALLNGTQTSTAFALKGLFAAEELFASAIVCGALSVEAALGSRKPFDARIHEVRGQQGQIDVAALYRFVLEEQSDISAFHENCTKVQDTYSLRCQPQVMGACLTQIRHAADVIMVEANAVSDNPLVFTEQDEVISGGNFHAEPVAMASDNLAIALAEIGALSERRIALLMDSNMSQLPPFLVKNSGVNSGFMIAQVTAAALASENKALAHPSSVDSLPTSANQEDHVSMAPAAGRRLWEMADNVRGILAIEWLTACQGMDFREGLTSSPILEKARHILREKVTYYDKDRFFSPDIEMAIQLLAEQRLSALLPSGTILSNGSVLKNHIN
- the hutC gene encoding histidine utilization repressor; the encoded protein is MTIDLSDKAAKPVPLYAKVKQAIVEKIYTGEWKPHDRVPSESELVKQFNCSRMTANRALRELTAEGFLFRLQGVGSFVAEPKGQSALFEIHSIADEIEARSHRHSCKVLKFAEVTANMTQAAELAIEIGALIYHSIIVHYENDIPVQIEDRYVNALAVPEYLRQDFSQQTTHDYLSIVAPLTEGEHIVEAVAGDARSCRLLQIEENTPCLLISRRTWSKEHIVSSAKLLFPGNRYKLKGCFSS
- the hutG gene encoding formimidoylglutamase — encoded protein: MKLWHPTSENIWQGRNDLAEATNALRVFQTIKQPTHFSPEQFPNHIALLGFECDEGVKLNQGRPGAKLGPEYLRQSLANMASHDGHEWLVDLGNIRANSGQLSEAQSALSDAVYECQNQKMRTLIFGGGHETAFAHGMGIYRAFPTQRVGIINFDAHLDLRNASQPTSGTPFRQLADYCHQQQRPFNYTCVGASLASNTQALLDEANHLDVTIIWDTQCIDSMLDKVQQQIQDIINQVEIIYMTIDLDVLPIWQMPSVSAPAALGVPLERLLSLIQPICQSKKLQSIDLVELNPLYDIQDMGGKAAARLAWQLVHWWDG
- the hutU gene encoding urocanate hydratase, which translates into the protein MTTQNNKFSNAVIRAPRGTQLIAKSWLTEAPLRMLMNNLDPDVAENPHELVVYGGIGRAARNWQCYEKIVETLKNLENNETLLVQSGKPVGVFKTHENAPRVLIANSNLVPHWATWEHFNELDAKGLAMYGQMTAGSWIYIGSQGIVQGTYETFVEAGRQHYNGDLTGRWVLTAGLGGMGGAQPLAATLAGASSLNIECQQSRIDFRLRTKYVDEQATDLDDALARIKRYTEEGKAVSIALCCNAAEILPELVRRNVRPDMVTDQTSAHDPLHGYLPAGWTWDEYCRRAETEPEVVIQAAKASMAIHVEAMLAFQKQGIPTFDYGNNIRQMAKEMGVEHAFDFPGFVPAYIRPLFCRGIGPFRWAALSGDPEDIYKTDAKVKELLPDDTHLHRWLDMARERISFQGLPARICWVGLGDRAKLGLAFNEMVRSGELSAPIVIGRDHLDSGSVASPNRETESMKDGSDAVSDWPLLNALLNTASGATWVSLHHGGGVGMGFSQHSGMVIVCDGSDQAAERIARVLHNDPATGVMRHADAGYELAVQCAKEQGLNLPMLNTQAVESSSIDTKTAETK